AGGGATATGGGGAGTATCATTTGATATGGATACACAACTAGCCCAACCATGAAGAGGGGGACACCAACAATGATTGATAGCAGTGTGTATAGCCTTATCCTCCTCTCAACATATGATCTCGAAAAGGCTATTGGATCCCTTGGTATCATGATAATAACTATAAAAGCTAGCACAGCAATAGATATGAGAAGACCTAGAGCTGAGGCTATAAAGAATTGATCACCACCACCTAGTAGCATAGCCATTATAGCCATATTAGCGAGTAGAAAGACAGATGTGCTCATAGATGTTGAGAAGAGGCTAAATAGAACCCTGATCGCCTCGAAAACCTTGTCCATCTGGGATACATATGTGACAAGAGCACTATCTATCTCATTCCTGAGAAAAGCCACCATATCAGCTCCAGAGCCAACCACCTGTGAGAGCCTCTCGAGAAACTCCTTAGTAAATACCCTTTTAACCCTCTTAGATGCTAGAACCAACGCTGTTACAAGATCATATCCCCAGCCCCTAACAACCCTATCTATAAATACTAGGGTTTTATGCGTCTTCCTATAGATCCTATCCTCAGAAGATAGGATCCTTATAGCATCCCTTCGCTCAATCCCAGAGCTTATGAGGGCATATAGATGGACCATCAGCAATAAGTCCTCGAGGTCTAACCCGCGGGAGGAGATCCTGAGGATCCCTAGCCTAGGCATTCTTACCCTTGCCATAGCCCCCACCATTCTCCTCTATAAACGATGTATCGCCCTTCTCAAGCCTGGCCACGAGCTTCTCCAGCGGATATCTATATGTAGCCCTAATAGCCCTCCACACCCTCCAATAGCTTGTAACCCTATTCCTAGCTAGGAGTTCGAGGAATCTTGCCCTCATGCTGAGCTCATCATATATAAGCTTTATCTGGGATCTAGGTATACCCCTTCTAAGGGCTATCTTATACTCAAGTATGAATGAGGATCCCCTACCCATGTATATATGCACATCCCTCCCAGGATCCCATGTGAAGGCTGGTAGGTAGGCGATTCTACCTTTATCAGGGTCATAACCTATTATCTCGTCAACCTCGATTACCCTTCTCATAAGCCTACCCTTTTTATCATATACAGCGCTCTGAAACACTGCTATGTTTAGGTTATCAAGATACGATGGGGGAACCTCTATAGGGCTTCCTGTGAGTCTCTGGATCAGCCTCTGGATATTTGCTGCGTGGAAAGTGCTCATAACACCGTGGCCTGTGTTGTGGAGTAATATTGGTTTAGACCCTCCTAGGAATGTCTCATCGCCGGGAACTGATAGATCGTATACATAGCCCTTATAATCTATCTCCTCAACACGTTCCACACCAACGACCCTTATACCCCTGCCAATCTCTATACCATCTCCTATACCGTTACCTGGGCTACCTAAGATCGGATCTTCTAGATCTTCTAGCCTGTGTATCCTCTTAAGCCAGCCAACAATCTCGGAGAGCTTAACACCTTTAACGCTTTTCCCATCGCATTTAGATCCGCATAGCTCCCTCAAAGCCTTTATAACGCCATATACAAATGACCTTGCATATGAAGCCTCATATGGGAAGTCGCCATTGGCGCATCTCATGGCGTTAGCAGCTATAGAATCCCTTGGAACACTGATCTCTATCCCATTACCTGCCCGATGGATCTCGACATGATCCTTAAGCAGTGTGAGAAATCTTAGGAGCATCGATATCTCCTTCCCCCCTGATATATATAGCCTCAACCTAGATCTATTCCCATCCTCAACAAGCTCCCCAGAGGCTAGGGCCGCGCCGCATAGATACCCGAGAACCTCTAGGGACTCGCTAGGCTCCCCATATGATTCTGTTGGCAAGGAGGCTGTTAGAAGCCAGTCACCTCTATAGAGCTCCGTTGGCTTGACCTCGTATAAACCTCTGATAGGGTTGTAAGCTATTAGAGAGTGGGATCCCGTAGCATCTACATAGCTTCCATCGGAAAGCCATATTCTATATAGCTTACCCCTATACCAATGCCTCAACACCCTGCTAACCCTTGCAAAGCTAACATGCATACTCCTTGTTATCGTAAGCACCTCTAGATCTGAAACCAGCTTCTCACCATCTCCCTCCCCCTCTCCGAAGTATCTATCCACAATAGATCCTATTGCTGCTATTTCAACAACACCATTCCTCCTAATCATTATAGGGGTGTACCATGGCACGCTCTGCATAGCCTGGAAAGCTATGTTACCCTCCCTACCCCTTATCTCCCCCACAATGATGTAGTTCGGCCTCTGCCTCAGGGCTGCCCTCAAAAGATCGAACATTGTTATAGAGGACTCAGGGGATCCCGTGTCCCTTGTGAGCTCTCTAACCCAGTTCTCATGGGGTAGATTCACTTCAGCTGTATCCTCTATAGATATGATCTTATAGTCTGGGGGTATGAAGGCTGCTATAGCATTGAGGGTCGTGGTCTTTCCAGAGGCTGTCTCGCCACAGATCCAGACGTTCATCTGCTCCCTCAGAGCCATCCATAGATAGGCTGCTATCTCAGGACTCATAGTGCCCCACCTAATCAGCTGAACCACCGAGATAGGCTCCTTAGCGAATTTCCTAATAGTGAAGTTGCTCCCTTTAAGCGAGACATCTTCTCCATAGACTATATTGATCCTAGAGCCATCTGGGAGCACAGCATCCACAATAGGTCTAGCCCTAGAAACAGGCTTTCCGATCCTCTCGGATATCTTTATTATGAATCTATTTAGCTCCTCATTATCCCTGAAACATATATTTGCCTCCATAGGGCCGAAGATCTTGTGTACCAGGTATATACAGCCAGCGCCGGGGCATGATATATCCTCTATATATGGATCCCTGAGGAAGGGCTCAAGAACGCTTGTACCTATCTTCTCCCTAAGCATATAATATTTAATCGCCTCTAGATCCCTTATAGATACCTCTACCCTCTTACCCCTCAGCCTGAAATAGCCCTTCTCCCTATTAACTGGGATGATAATCCTCTCCAAGATCTTCTCTACAAGCTCCCTCTTCTCCCTAGGATCCTCTGGAGCTTCATATTCACCACTCACTATGGCGAACACCTCTTCAACGGCTTCGATAAGCTCTTTAGAGGGTATCTCAGGCTCTACCACATAATATTTCCTTGAATAGTTAGAGGATCCTCCTTCCTCCAGGGTGAATGCGTGTATGAATATAGGATCCCCAACGGGGTAGATCACATTAAACCTATCGGCATATCTGAGCTCATCACCAGGCGTCTCTACAAACTCTGGGATTCCAAGGGTATCTCTGATCCTCAATATATATTCCAGAAGGTGTGGATTCCTATCGAGAACCTCCTTCTTATACCCCTTTCCATATATCTCCTCTGGCCTCCAATATACCTGCATCGTCCCACCCTATAGCGTTGAGAGAGATATTGGTATGATTCTAAAGCCTATAGAGGGATCTACATCGAATACTATAGAGGATTCCGCAGGCATCTCCGTCCCATAGATCTTTTTAACCTGTATAGCTTTATACACCTTGCCTCCGAAGTCGACTCTATCTAGATATAGATAGATGTCTGAGGATGCTCTAAGCCTGAGTGTGAGGGACTCCTCCAAAGCCCCTGGGTGGATCGTTATTACGAATGTTTTTCCAAGGCTTGTCTCGCTTCTGAGGAATGTTAGGAAATCCATTATAGAGTCTCTCGAAGAATATGTAACCAAGATCGAGAGGGAGTCTATGATCATAGCGTCAAATCTATCGCTATAGCTGCCGAAGAATCTTGAGAGAACCCTCAGAGAGATCTTCCCCAGCTTCTCATCCCATTTAGCCCCAGCAATGTGGACTGAGAACACGGTTAGAGAGCCTGAGATGAACTTTCCCTTGAGGATCCTGAAGCCTGCTGAGAACGCCTTGTGGATCAGCTCCTTCACTGTGGTTTCTGTAGTTATATATAGAACCCTGAAGCCCCTCTGAAGAAGTGTTGATGCTATTAGGAAGCTAAGCACAGTCTTCCCAGTACCGTGGGATCCCTCCAGAAGGATCATCGATGGGACTGGGATTCCACCGCCTATCTTATTATCAAGCTCCTCGATCCCTGTTGAGAGTATCTTCCGCTTATTATCCTCAAAATCTCCTTTCTCTACATATTTACTAGCCAACACATACACCCCCATATTGGGTTGAAAAAACAACTCTGATCTTGGATATGTTATCTATATAGATCCCCTGTAAGCTATACCAGATACCGAGGATCTCGCCTGGATCCACTATCCCGGGGTTTATAGTGTCTCCATATACTGTATAGGGTATAGATGCTATCGATGTGAAATAGCTTTGCTTTCCCCCACTTGTGAGGAGTATATCTAGGATCACATAGTTCTTTCTATAGTCCCACCACTGCATAGACCCATTATTACTTATGTTCACATAAACAGCAGAACCGCTTGGCGTAGGGTTTACGCTGATACCTGCTATAGAGCATCTATCTATAATGAGTCTCATATCGATGGAGGTGATCCCATATACCTCTCTGGAAATTTCTGAGATCCTCTCTATCGATATCCCTGCAAATACTACGAAGACCTGGATCATGGCAACCATCAACAGAGCCGATGAGAGGGAGTTTGAAAGACCCATCATATCACCTCATAGAGAGCATACAGCGTATTCCGATACACCGTTGGGGTATACGAGCCTAACACTTACTATGGCAGTGTTCAGAGGGCTCTGAATCGATATGTTTATACCTCCGATCTCGCCTTGCACGAGGATCTGTGATCCGCTCTGTGTTATTGGATAGACAGTCCCACCTACCATCCATATGGGTCTCTCAGATCCTGGAGGACCTATTAGAACATCTATCATACTAATATTCACAGGCAGGACCCCAGCGTTCTTAACATATGCTATGAAGTTTGTGCTGCTCACACATGCTAGATATACAAGCTTGATTCTCATTTGAGCATTTGCCTTCTCTAGAGAGGCTACCTGTGATAATATAGACTCTATGGAGTATACCTTTGAAAGCACAACGCCTGAGAGGATAGATGCTATGGTTATTGATGCCACTATAAGTATGCCCTCAACTACTGGTGTGCTCACCAACCCTCACACCCCCGAGAGAGCTGCTGAGAGAAACTCTGCCTCTTTATCATACACACCCATAGATCTGGCGAGCTCGTAGATTGTGATAGCAAGCCTTTTGGGGGGAACCCTGGAGCTCTCTATAAGGGATACTATCTTTGCTATGAGGTGCATAGAATCCTTTGGAAGCACCCCAGAAGCGACTCCAAGCTCGACAAGCCCTAGAAGACCCTCCCTACCCAGTTTCGGAAGGTTATCCCCTACAAATATTACGAGCCTCATAAGTTTCGCTATATCGGTTTTACCGATGAGGAGCTCTGCTAGGTTTTCCCCTAAGCTGCTCACTGATATAGCATTAGATGTTAGGGAAGGCTTTGCAATGGCTTCCCGGATCTCAGAAGCTCTATGCCCACCACCCCCCTGCTCACCCTCGCTAACGCTGGCTACCTCTGTTTTTGCGATTCTCCCACCTTTAATCCCCATTTCGCCTAGTTCGAGCTCTGACATAAATCTCCTCATATAGTTAAAGGGGTTCGAGATCTCGGATAACAGGGTTCTGATATCCATCATACCCTCCTCGATCACAGCTTTAGTCTCTTCAAACTCCTTCTTGATCTTCTCTATCTCCTCAGAGATCCTATTCACAGTTGATGTTACATTCGAAACAGCCTTAGATACCTCCTCCTTAACTATCCCAGCTATATCAGCCTCTATAGAGCCAGGGCTGGATCCCGCGGCCTTTTGCCCAGAATCTAGAGATGCATCTCCAGCCTGTCTATATACAGGGGTAGCCTCTACCTCCTTAACCCCTGATCCCTTGTTGCTTGGCACAGCTATAGCTATAGCCGCTTCTCCGATACTAGCACTAGCTTCTACAGATCTTGTTTCGATCTCCTCTTCACCAGCTGGTATCTCCCTCTTCCTTGTTACCAGCATTGGAAGCCTTTTAAATGGTGTAAATCCTATATCAAATAGCAAGGTTATAACCATAAGTGCTAGTGGGATTAATGAAACGGCTAGTATCGCTATAGGATAATATATAGGCTGGGCAGAGAAAACAGTTCTCCAGCTATGGATAATAATTAGCAGGAGAACAGCTGATGCAATGCCAAGCACAGAGATTCCAGCCAACATATATAGATCAAAACCCTTTGATGATGCCACCTTCTAGAGCACCCCCGTAGAGAGGATAAATTGATATATAGAACAATTTGGATCGATAAAGCCTATAGCATGGCCTCCATGAGAAGTGATTATGATCACCTAATCAATACATGGAGCAGCCATCATTTAACATTCCACTTAGACGGAGGATCGTCCCAATCTCGACGATCCAGCGAACCTCGTAGATCTTCTACGATCTGTAAAAGCTATATTTAATCTCTAGCTAGCTTGAACAAGAGAAATAGTAACACTATCAAGGACGATCGATCTCTCTTGAGATCCTTCTAGCTTTTTCCACAATAATCTAGCATCCAGATGAACCCCACCATCTAGGATAGGATCTGTTAAAGCCCTTTCCTTCCTGAAACTTCTTCCCTGTATAATAGCTGGATATGAGATCCACTGCTAAAAACAGCCACTCATGAGGGGCTATATGTTTTGCAACTAAAGGCTTAGCTCTTCAGCGGGGGATGTTGTTCTATACATTCTAGATCGATTCGTATTTCTTTTTCATAAGTAAAGCGTCCTCTTCTATGTTGGGTGATTCTGATATAACAACACCCTTTACTTTGAAATCTTTAAGCGCCC
The genomic region above belongs to Sulfolobales archaeon and contains:
- a CDS encoding ATPase, T2SS/T4P/T4SS family, with the translated sequence MQVYWRPEEIYGKGYKKEVLDRNPHLLEYILRIRDTLGIPEFVETPGDELRYADRFNVIYPVGDPIFIHAFTLEEGGSSNYSRKYYVVEPEIPSKELIEAVEEVFAIVSGEYEAPEDPREKRELVEKILERIIIPVNREKGYFRLRGKRVEVSIRDLEAIKYYMLREKIGTSVLEPFLRDPYIEDISCPGAGCIYLVHKIFGPMEANICFRDNEELNRFIIKISERIGKPVSRARPIVDAVLPDGSRINIVYGEDVSLKGSNFTIRKFAKEPISVVQLIRWGTMSPEIAAYLWMALREQMNVWICGETASGKTTTLNAIAAFIPPDYKIISIEDTAEVNLPHENWVRELTRDTGSPESSITMFDLLRAALRQRPNYIIVGEIRGREGNIAFQAMQSVPWYTPIMIRRNGVVEIAAIGSIVDRYFGEGEGDGEKLVSDLEVLTITRSMHVSFARVSRVLRHWYRGKLYRIWLSDGSYVDATGSHSLIAYNPIRGLYEVKPTELYRGDWLLTASLPTESYGEPSESLEVLGYLCGAALASGELVEDGNRSRLRLYISGGKEISMLLRFLTLLKDHVEIHRAGNGIEISVPRDSIAANAMRCANGDFPYEASYARSFVYGVIKALRELCGSKCDGKSVKGVKLSEIVGWLKRIHRLEDLEDPILGSPGNGIGDGIEIGRGIRVVGVERVEEIDYKGYVYDLSVPGDETFLGGSKPILLHNTGHGVMSTFHAANIQRLIQRLTGSPIEVPPSYLDNLNIAVFQSAVYDKKGRLMRRVIEVDEIIGYDPDKGRIAYLPAFTWDPGRDVHIYMGRGSSFILEYKIALRRGIPRSQIKLIYDELSMRARFLELLARNRVTSYWRVWRAIRATYRYPLEKLVARLEKGDTSFIEENGGGYGKGKNA
- a CDS encoding ATPase domain-containing protein gives rise to the protein MASKYVEKGDFEDNKRKILSTGIEELDNKIGGGIPVPSMILLEGSHGTGKTVLSFLIASTLLQRGFRVLYITTETTVKELIHKAFSAGFRILKGKFISGSLTVFSVHIAGAKWDEKLGKISLRVLSRFFGSYSDRFDAMIIDSLSILVTYSSRDSIMDFLTFLRSETSLGKTFVITIHPGALEESLTLRLRASSDIYLYLDRVDFGGKVYKAIQVKKIYGTEMPAESSIVFDVDPSIGFRIIPISLSTL